A single Paenibacillus sp. FSL R5-0517 DNA region contains:
- a CDS encoding metal-sulfur cluster assembly factor, producing the protein MEQTTHLLECLKEVYDPELGVNIVDLGLVYEVREEPERVHVRMTLTTPGCPLHDTIVGAVKWVLQENTGKTDIDVQVVWEPQWSPQRMSNEAKEMLGYF; encoded by the coding sequence GTGGAACAAACGACGCATTTACTCGAATGTCTCAAGGAAGTGTATGACCCTGAATTAGGTGTCAATATCGTTGACTTGGGTCTGGTGTATGAAGTAAGAGAAGAACCTGAACGAGTACATGTGCGGATGACACTGACTACACCAGGTTGTCCGCTGCACGATACCATCGTTGGTGCGGTGAAGTGGGTTTTGCAGGAAAATACGGGCAAGACTGATATTGATGTTCAAGTCGTGTGGGAGCCACAGTGGTCTCCACAGCGGATGTCGAATGAAGCCAAGGAAATGCTAGGATACTTCTAG
- a CDS encoding DUF2249 domain-containing protein, whose protein sequence is MNTYTATINATEYAPHLKHKVIFETFDQLRPQESMLLINDHDPKPLRFQFQSTHPDGFNWEYIEQGPTTFQVKISKL, encoded by the coding sequence ATGAACACATACACAGCAACTATTAATGCCACGGAGTATGCACCGCATTTGAAACATAAAGTGATTTTCGAAACGTTTGATCAGTTGCGACCACAGGAATCCATGCTGCTCATTAACGATCACGATCCAAAGCCACTTCGATTCCAGTTCCAGTCCACACATCCGGATGGTTTCAACTGGGAATATATTGAGCAGGGCCCTACAACCTTCCAGGTCAAAATCAGCAAACTATAG
- a CDS encoding cupin domain-containing protein: protein MSITSLQEVKTFSEDRFTKRVLFQQGGGVTFVLHFLPGQELPVHQHPGTDVILLVVEGTGTLILDGEEQVVNQEDVIHCGGEVEFAFRNTGEQEVRLFVVLNKVPAASYAKDI from the coding sequence ATGAGTATTACGTCATTGCAAGAAGTCAAAACATTCAGCGAGGATCGTTTTACGAAACGGGTATTATTCCAACAGGGTGGGGGAGTGACCTTTGTCCTTCATTTTCTGCCAGGACAAGAGCTTCCCGTCCATCAACATCCGGGCACAGACGTTATTCTGCTGGTGGTCGAAGGCACAGGCACACTTATTCTGGATGGTGAAGAACAAGTGGTGAATCAAGAGGATGTAATCCATTGCGGCGGCGAGGTAGAGTTCGCATTCCGTAATACAGGAGAACAGGAAGTTCGTTTGTTCGTGGTGTTAAATAAAGTACCAGCAGCATCGTATGCAAAGGACATCTAA
- a CDS encoding Crp/Fnr family transcriptional regulator, whose translation MSRVNKDNTAEFLQQFPIFQDLSPEELKQVEDIAISRSIQKKSVIFSEGSEKEAVFFIRTGIVKAYKTDENGHEQIVSFLKTGDMFPHTGFFNAHPYPATAEAITPTELLAIPVRLFERLMLSTPSIAIKIMRVLGDKIRELQDKLQVLSGQDVRNRVLSFLLMLAEQHGHKHEEHIVINLPMTHQEFANSIGTTRETANRLLNQLTKENLLEVDRNRIIIHDLQALKQQRDT comes from the coding sequence ATGAGTAGGGTAAACAAAGATAACACAGCGGAGTTTCTGCAACAGTTCCCCATCTTCCAGGATCTTAGCCCCGAGGAATTAAAGCAAGTCGAAGACATCGCCATTTCCAGAAGCATTCAGAAGAAATCGGTTATTTTCAGCGAAGGAAGCGAAAAAGAAGCTGTTTTTTTCATACGTACCGGCATTGTAAAGGCCTACAAAACCGATGAGAACGGGCATGAACAGATCGTCTCTTTCCTCAAAACAGGAGATATGTTCCCACACACCGGTTTTTTTAACGCGCACCCCTACCCGGCTACTGCGGAAGCAATTACCCCTACCGAGCTACTTGCCATACCTGTGCGGCTTTTCGAACGATTAATGTTGAGTACACCCTCCATTGCGATCAAAATTATGCGTGTGCTCGGTGATAAAATACGAGAATTGCAGGATAAGTTACAGGTGCTCTCTGGTCAGGATGTGCGCAATCGTGTGCTTTCCTTCCTTCTCATGCTCGCAGAGCAGCACGGACACAAACATGAAGAACATATTGTCATCAATCTGCCCATGACCCATCAGGAGTTTGCCAATTCCATTGGTACAACCAGGGAAACAGCAAATCGGCTTTTGAACCAGCTTACAAAAGAGAATCTGCTCGAAGTAGATCGCAACCGGATTATCATTCATGATTTGCAAGCTTTGAAGCAGCAAAGGGATACTTGA
- a CDS encoding DUF2249 domain-containing protein produces the protein MYPSDVHVVELDVRPHLSNKLEPFQLIMDTVKGLQRDDVFVLHAPFKPTPLLGILKLKGYSSTSERKASDHWVTTFVHKKNKTGAKAISAMVLSGSEVNLEPDSDEESASCHGHPEEQPAAFKNLESLQAPTIILDNRGLEPPQPMVRTLAALDRCKSGEVVLIHNDRVPVFLIEELNNLGCTYTVEDQTDGTAKVRIEKG, from the coding sequence ATGTATCCATCTGATGTTCATGTTGTTGAATTGGATGTGCGTCCTCATCTGAGTAACAAGCTGGAGCCGTTTCAGCTGATTATGGACACGGTCAAAGGCCTTCAGCGTGACGATGTGTTTGTACTACACGCTCCATTCAAGCCAACACCTCTGCTCGGTATTCTCAAGCTGAAAGGATACTCCAGCACATCGGAACGAAAGGCTTCAGATCACTGGGTCACCACGTTTGTGCACAAAAAAAATAAAACCGGTGCAAAGGCAATTTCTGCAATGGTTTTATCTGGATCAGAAGTTAATTTAGAACCTGATTCAGATGAAGAATCAGCTTCATGCCATGGACATCCAGAGGAGCAACCTGCTGCATTTAAAAACCTTGAATCTCTACAGGCTCCCACCATTATACTGGACAATCGCGGATTGGAACCGCCACAACCCATGGTGAGAACACTCGCAGCTCTGGATCGTTGCAAGTCTGGGGAAGTCGTGCTGATCCACAATGACCGTGTACCTGTATTCCTGATTGAAGAGTTGAATAATCTCGGTTGCACCTACACGGTTGAAGATCAAACCGATGGCACAGCCAAAGTGAGAATTGAAAAAGGGTAA
- a CDS encoding Crp/Fnr family transcriptional regulator gives MMICAHEAKDTCFSKVSLFQHLDESEAALLSSLLHTRRYNKGEMVVQEGERSDTLYVIHQGCVKLSKYNENGKEHIIRFLFPGDFFGQDSLLHQKPHAANAEVLEPSAICSIGKHDFDRLLEHDPKLVYHFLLAISNLLRETDEWNCSLSAMTTEQKIANLLLFFHNRNHARHEIRLPVFKKDMALLLGITPETLSRKLAMMQAQGLLQVTGNCILILQLKQLRERIEPPALSQ, from the coding sequence ATGATGATCTGTGCGCACGAAGCGAAGGATACCTGTTTCTCCAAAGTATCTCTGTTCCAGCATCTGGATGAATCCGAAGCTGCATTGCTGAGCTCCCTTCTGCATACCCGCCGATATAACAAAGGTGAGATGGTTGTCCAGGAGGGCGAACGCTCAGATACGCTTTATGTGATTCATCAGGGATGTGTAAAGTTATCCAAATATAATGAAAATGGCAAAGAACATATTATCCGGTTTCTGTTTCCTGGAGATTTCTTCGGACAAGATTCCCTGTTACACCAAAAACCACATGCCGCGAACGCCGAAGTTCTGGAGCCTTCAGCCATCTGCTCCATCGGCAAGCATGATTTTGACCGGTTACTTGAACATGATCCAAAGCTTGTTTATCATTTCCTGCTTGCCATTTCCAACCTTCTGCGTGAAACCGATGAATGGAACTGCTCGCTTAGTGCCATGACAACGGAACAGAAGATTGCCAATCTGCTTCTGTTCTTCCACAACCGAAATCATGCAAGGCATGAGATCCGTTTGCCTGTCTTCAAAAAAGACATGGCTCTATTGCTTGGTATCACACCAGAGACGCTTAGTCGTAAACTCGCCATGATGCAAGCGCAGGGGCTTCTTCAGGTTACAGGGAACTGTATTCTTATTCTTCAATTGAAACAGCTCAGGGAAAGAATTGAACCGCCAGCGTTAAGCCAATGA
- a CDS encoding ZIP family metal transporter, with protein sequence MWTAFMWGGISASAVVIGALAALFVKIPKRIIGWIMAFGTGTLIGAATFELLGDALNDGGIIPTAIGFTAGAVVYTLFDLLVSAKGGAGRKRSAKSGDSNQSGLGIFAGTVMDAIPESIMLGASLLAGNGVSVVLVVSIFVSNIPEGLSSTVGLQGKYSRGKIMLMWLSVLLISALAALGGYLFLEQLPKEMGAAIGAFAGGGIIAMICSTMMPEAFEEGGPVVGLIASMGLLVSLLLDI encoded by the coding sequence ATGTGGACTGCATTCATGTGGGGCGGCATCTCTGCCTCAGCGGTAGTCATTGGCGCACTCGCAGCATTGTTTGTGAAGATTCCCAAACGAATCATTGGCTGGATCATGGCATTTGGAACAGGAACATTAATTGGTGCTGCAACCTTTGAACTTCTCGGAGATGCGCTGAATGATGGAGGTATTATACCCACAGCCATTGGATTTACAGCGGGGGCTGTTGTGTATACGCTGTTTGACCTGCTCGTCTCTGCAAAGGGAGGGGCAGGGCGTAAACGTTCGGCAAAGTCGGGAGACTCCAATCAAAGCGGCCTTGGAATCTTTGCAGGAACGGTAATGGATGCGATCCCGGAATCCATCATGCTTGGAGCCAGCTTGCTAGCTGGCAACGGTGTCAGTGTAGTCCTGGTGGTATCGATCTTTGTCAGCAACATCCCTGAAGGTCTGTCCAGTACGGTTGGGCTACAGGGCAAGTACAGTCGAGGTAAAATCATGCTGATGTGGCTGAGTGTCCTGTTGATCTCTGCTCTTGCGGCACTGGGGGGCTATCTGTTTCTGGAGCAGCTTCCCAAAGAGATGGGTGCAGCGATTGGTGCATTTGCAGGTGGCGGAATTATTGCCATGATCTGCTCAACAATGATGCCGGAAGCCTTTGAAGAGGGCGGGCCAGTAGTGGGATTGATTGCATCCATGGGACTGCTTGTGTCGCTGTTGTTGGATATCTGA
- a CDS encoding multicopper oxidase domain-containing protein, with protein MFSFINVYKWSLLFAIFTATLSHCSSTDTIKPVHNDEVSSSAASQPPVDPIIRREGTTVYIEMTAQVTDIEISEGVIYNAWTFNGTVPGPVLRVTEGDTLVFTLKNKDSSLPHSMDFHAVHAAPSSKFIDVMPGEKGTFTYPTSSPGVFMYHCGTKPVLAHIANGMYGMIIVEPKAGYPSDHFVDREYTLVQSEWYKEHDYEAFLNEEPEYVVFNGNDYGLTKHPLLAKVGDTVRIYVSNAGPNEVSSFHVVGTIMDRVYTDGNPRNIQYGIQTVMLPASGGAVVEFTVTEEGDYAIVTHQFNHVAKGAAAVLRVTKDGKDHGGFAMSH; from the coding sequence ATGTTTTCCTTCATAAATGTATATAAATGGTCACTCCTATTCGCCATATTCACTGCAACTCTCTCTCACTGTAGTTCCACCGATACGATTAAACCTGTTCACAACGATGAAGTGTCCTCCTCTGCGGCCAGTCAACCCCCGGTGGACCCAATCATCCGCAGAGAAGGAACTACGGTATATATTGAAATGACGGCTCAGGTTACAGACATCGAAATCTCCGAGGGTGTGATCTACAACGCCTGGACATTTAATGGTACTGTTCCGGGACCCGTCCTGCGAGTGACCGAGGGGGATACCTTGGTGTTCACACTAAAAAATAAAGATTCCAGCTTGCCTCACTCCATGGATTTTCACGCGGTACATGCCGCTCCCAGCAGCAAATTTATAGATGTTATGCCAGGTGAGAAAGGAACGTTCACCTATCCAACCTCCTCGCCCGGTGTATTCATGTATCACTGTGGAACCAAACCAGTGCTGGCCCATATTGCGAACGGCATGTATGGCATGATTATTGTGGAGCCAAAGGCTGGATACCCTTCCGATCACTTTGTTGATCGTGAGTATACCCTGGTTCAAAGTGAATGGTATAAAGAGCATGATTACGAAGCTTTTTTGAACGAAGAACCTGAATATGTCGTATTTAACGGCAATGATTATGGATTGACCAAGCACCCCCTGCTAGCCAAAGTTGGCGATACCGTGCGAATCTATGTCAGCAATGCCGGGCCCAATGAAGTCTCATCCTTCCACGTTGTAGGTACAATTATGGACCGTGTATATACCGATGGGAATCCACGCAATATCCAGTATGGAATACAGACGGTTATGCTTCCTGCAAGTGGTGGAGCTGTCGTGGAGTTTACCGTGACCGAAGAAGGCGATTATGCGATCGTAACCCACCAGTTCAATCATGTAGCCAAAGGAGCTGCTGCTGTTCTGCGTGTGACCAAGGATGGTAAAGATCATGGTGGATTCGCCATGTCTCACTAA